From Chryseobacterium shandongense, the proteins below share one genomic window:
- a CDS encoding RidA family protein, which produces MKKIINTVNAPAAIGPYSQANMANGVLYISGQIPVDPATGKLVEGIEKETHQVMKNLEAILTEAGMTFKNVVKATIFLKSMDDFAVMNDIYASYLDAESFPARETVQVSCLPKNVDIEISMIAHQD; this is translated from the coding sequence ATGAAAAAAATAATCAACACTGTAAATGCTCCTGCAGCAATCGGACCTTATTCACAAGCCAATATGGCAAACGGAGTTTTATACATTTCCGGTCAGATTCCTGTAGATCCTGCAACAGGTAAATTGGTGGAAGGAATTGAAAAGGAAACACATCAGGTAATGAAAAATCTTGAAGCCATTCTTACGGAAGCAGGAATGACCTTTAAAAATGTGGTGAAGGCTACCATTTTCCTTAAAAGTATGGATGATTTTGCAGTAATGAATGATATTTATGCGTCTTATCTTGATGCGGAAAGCTTCCCGGCGCGTGAAACAGTACAGGTTTCTTGCCTGCCGAAAAATGTGGATATCGAAATTTCTATGATTGCTCATCAGGATTAA
- a CDS encoding trypsin-like peptidase domain-containing protein codes for MKSTLKKLLPFAVVGVISGATTVGTLQYFNHDSNAADQSYFTKSASDVTFAGMNSGAVGEDFVKAAKTTVPAVVTIKNYQSRSANRASEQDLFDFFFGDPFGGRGQQRQRQQQAPDNMPSGMGSGVIISPDGYIISNNHVVAGANKLEVVLSNKKSYIATLVGTDPNTDISLLKIEEKGLPYLNFANSDNIEVGQWVLAVGNPLGLNSTVTAGIVSAKGRGIGILSSQGKAANPIESFIQTDAAINPGNSGGALVNTNGDLIGINSAIQSTTGYYQGYGFAVPANLARKIVEDIKKFGIVQRGFLGVQSLDLSNDMQVAAYNKEKKTNIKSGSGVYVTGFGDNSGAEDAGLKVGDVITKIDNTAVTDFADLSIAIGSKRPGDKVAVTYLRNGKENLTTVTLKDQKGGTSTRTKADLSVTEKIGAEFDPLSERFKTDYGLNSGVVAKNVTEGSEIAKIGIVDNYIVIEINGKPVNSQKDVEKILDKYSGNVSVKFVDAYGQIYTRGFKMP; via the coding sequence ATGAAGAGTACTTTAAAAAAGCTATTACCGTTTGCCGTAGTAGGCGTTATTTCAGGAGCTACTACTGTTGGAACCTTACAATATTTCAATCATGATTCCAACGCTGCAGACCAGTCATATTTTACCAAATCTGCTTCTGACGTTACCTTTGCAGGAATGAATTCCGGAGCGGTAGGCGAAGATTTTGTAAAAGCAGCAAAGACGACCGTTCCTGCCGTAGTTACCATTAAAAATTACCAGTCCAGAAGCGCCAATCGTGCTTCTGAGCAGGATCTTTTTGATTTCTTCTTTGGAGATCCGTTTGGAGGTAGAGGACAGCAAAGACAGCGACAGCAGCAGGCTCCGGACAATATGCCTTCAGGCATGGGTTCCGGGGTTATTATTTCTCCTGATGGCTACATTATTTCAAACAACCACGTTGTAGCAGGCGCTAACAAATTAGAGGTAGTTTTAAGCAACAAAAAATCATACATTGCCACTTTAGTAGGTACTGACCCGAATACTGATATTTCCTTACTGAAAATCGAAGAAAAAGGACTTCCGTATCTAAATTTTGCAAATTCTGACAATATCGAAGTTGGACAATGGGTACTCGCCGTAGGAAATCCGCTTGGACTAAATTCTACCGTAACTGCCGGTATTGTTTCAGCAAAAGGAAGAGGGATTGGGATTTTAAGCTCACAAGGTAAAGCAGCCAATCCTATCGAAAGCTTTATTCAGACTGATGCAGCCATCAATCCCGGAAACTCAGGAGGTGCTTTGGTAAACACAAATGGAGATCTTATCGGAATCAACTCTGCGATCCAGTCTACAACAGGATATTATCAGGGTTATGGTTTCGCCGTTCCAGCCAATTTAGCCAGAAAAATTGTTGAAGATATCAAGAAATTTGGTATTGTACAAAGAGGTTTCCTTGGAGTACAGTCTTTAGATCTATCTAATGATATGCAAGTAGCGGCTTACAACAAAGAGAAAAAAACCAACATCAAATCTGGTTCAGGAGTCTATGTTACCGGTTTTGGGGATAATAGTGGCGCGGAAGACGCGGGATTGAAAGTAGGAGATGTAATTACTAAAATCGACAATACTGCTGTAACCGATTTTGCCGACTTATCCATTGCTATCGGAAGCAAACGTCCTGGTGATAAAGTTGCGGTAACATATTTGAGAAACGGTAAAGAAAATTTAACTACTGTTACACTAAAAGACCAAAAAGGAGGAACCTCAACAAGAACGAAAGCAGATCTTAGCGTTACTGAAAAAATCGGAGCCGAGTTTGATCCGTTGAGCGAAAGATTCAAAACAGATTACGGATTGAACAGCGGTGTGGTTGCGAAGAATGTAACAGAAGGAAGTGAGATTGCCAAAATAGGGATCGTAGATAATTATATTGTAATCGAAATTAATGGCAAGCCTGTAAATTCACAAAAAGATGTAGAAAAGATTCTTGATAAATATTCAGGAAATGTATCGGTAAAGTTTGTGGATGCTTACGGACAAATTTATACAAGAGGTTTTAAAATGCCTTAG